From the genome of Anopheles moucheti chromosome 3, idAnoMoucSN_F20_07, whole genome shotgun sequence, one region includes:
- the LOC128301793 gene encoding monocarboxylate transporter 10, translating into MTENSRIVKDSVAPVIVKGATVNGHHTQLNGGHAALGKDGKKVAAPLLEADPHATFEPPDGGTRAWLVMIGAFLCNGVLFGVINTYSVVYLSLQKQLQEIGDNEASSKAALVGSLTIGTTFLLSPVSGILTDKIGLRRTTFIGGLLTCGGMFASSYFTHNVTALCFTYGIMFGLGAALAYTPSLAILGHYFKRNLGLVNGVVTAGSSVFTAIMPNCLNYLVEHKGLVTSFRILAVISSFVIFCALLYKPLQPPPPPPKVKPGRSAVNTFLRSFINFDNWKKRKYIIWAVSIPIALFGYFVPYVHMGKFVRDNFPEKGENLPVMCIGITSGLGRLLFGFIADMPRINRVLLQQMSFVMIGTLTMCLPATGSFPLLLAITLAMGLFDGCFISLLGPIAYDICGPRGATQAIGFLLGMCSLPLTLGPPVAGMLYDQTGSYQLPFILAGIPPLFGASTMFLIRCVKDDDPKQQTMGTTEPKLEPLAHAAWDCENPTDGKPLNGLLHPERRATLASSESLTAEKNETG; encoded by the exons ATGACCGAGAACTCGAGAATCGTTAAAGATAGTGTGGCGCCCGTGATCGTCAAGGGTGCGACAGTGAACGGCCACCACACGCAGCTGAACGGTGGCCATGCGGCACTCGGCAAGGATGGCAAAAAGGTAGCCGCCCCGTTGCTGGAGGCGGATCCGCACGCCACGTTCGAGCCACCGGATGGAGGGACCCGGGCCTGGCTGGTGATGATCGGTGCGTTCCTCTGCAACGGTGTCCTGTTCGGGGTGATCAACACGTACAGCGTCGTGTACCTGAGCCTCCAGAAGCAGCTGCAGGAGATCGGCGACAATGAAGCGTCCAGCAAAGCAG CTCTCGTCGGTTCGTTAACGATTGGTACGACCTTCCTGCTTTCGCCGGTATCCGGCATCCTGACGGACAAGATTGGACTGCGACGGACTACCTTCATCGGTGGTTTGCTCACGTGCGGCGGTATGTTTGCGTCGTCCTACTTCACGCACAATGTGACCGCCCTGTGCTTCACGTACGGTATCATGTTCGGGCTGGGAGCTGCCTTAGCGTACACACCTTCGCTCGCAATCCTTGGCCATTACTTCAAACGCAACCTGGGGCTGGTGAACGGTGTTGTGACGGCGGGCTCGAGTGTCTTCACCGCCATCATGCCCAACTGTTTGAACTATCTGGTGGAGCACAAGGGACTGGTGACGTCCTTCCGCATACTGGCCGTCATCTCGAGCTTCGTGATATTTTGTGCCCTGCTGTACAAACCGCTGCAACCACCACCGCCCCCACCGAAGGTGAAGCCGGGCCGATCAGCCGTCAACACCTTCCTGCGCTCGTTCATCAACTTCGACAACTGGAAGAAGCGCAAGTACATCATCTGGGCCGTATCGATCCCGATCGCACTGTTCGGGTACTTCGTGCCGTACGTCCACATGGGCAAGTTCGTGCGGGATAACTTCCCGGAGAAGGGTGAAAATTTGCCCGTGATGTGCATCGGCATTACGTCCGGCTTGGGTCGACTCCTGTTCGGCTTCATTGCTGATATGCCACGCATCAACCGGGTGCTACTGCAGCAGATGTCGTTCGTGATGATCGGCACACTGACGATGTGTTTACCGGCAACCGGTTCGTTCCCGCTTCTGCTAGCCATCACACTCGCCATGGGTCTGTTCGACGGGTGTTTCATCTCGCTGCTGGGCCCGATCGCGTACGATATCTGTGGGCCGCGCGGTGCCACGCAAGCGATCGGGTTTCTGCTCGGTATGTGCTCACTGCCACTGACGCTGGGACCGCCCGTCGCCGGTATGCTGTACGATCAGACGGGATCGTACCAGCTGCCATTTATTCTCGCCGGTATTCCACCACTGTTCGGTGCCAGCACCATGTTCCTTATCCGATGCGTCAAGGATGACGATCCAAAGCAGCAAACGATGGGAACGACGGAACCGAAGCTGGAACCGCTGGCACATGCAGCCTGGGACTGTG AAAATCCAACCGATGGCAAACCACTGAACGGACTGCTGCATCCCGAGCGCCGTGCAACGCTTGCCAGTTCAG AATCACTTACAGCGGAAAAGAATGAAACGGGTTAG